From a region of the Xanthomonas rydalmerensis genome:
- a CDS encoding aspartate/glutamate racemase family protein, producing MPLPSSRTRHGGKRRTMKTIGMIGGMSWESTLPYYRHINETVRAQLGGLHSAKLLLHSVDFHEIAQYQRDGDWDAAGTALAASARALQAGGADFLVLCTNTMHCVADAIAAAVPLPLLHIADATADALQAAGIVRVGLLGTRFTMEQAFYRERLQRRGFEVLIPDAPAREDVHRIIYEELCQGVVQAPSRLRYREVIAALQAQGAEAVILGCTEIGLLVGPADAALPLFDTTALHARAAALYSLA from the coding sequence ATGCCGCTACCATCCTCGCGCACTCGACACGGCGGCAAGCGGCGCACGATGAAGACCATCGGCATGATCGGCGGCATGAGCTGGGAATCCACCCTGCCCTACTACCGGCACATCAACGAGACGGTGCGCGCACAACTGGGCGGACTGCATTCGGCCAAGCTCCTGTTGCACAGCGTGGACTTCCACGAGATCGCGCAGTACCAGCGCGACGGCGACTGGGATGCGGCCGGTACCGCACTGGCGGCGTCGGCGCGCGCACTGCAGGCCGGCGGTGCCGATTTCCTGGTGCTGTGCACCAACACCATGCATTGCGTGGCCGACGCGATCGCCGCCGCGGTCCCGTTGCCGCTGCTGCATATCGCCGATGCCACCGCCGATGCGTTGCAGGCCGCCGGCATCGTCCGCGTCGGCCTGCTCGGCACGCGCTTCACCATGGAACAGGCGTTCTACCGCGAACGGCTGCAACGGCGCGGCTTCGAGGTACTGATCCCGGATGCGCCGGCGCGCGAGGACGTGCACCGCATCATCTACGAGGAACTGTGCCAGGGCGTGGTCCAGGCGCCGTCGCGGCTGCGCTACCGCGAAGTGATCGCGGCGCTGCAGGCGCAAGGCGCGGAGGCAGTGATCCTGGGCTGCACCGAGATCGGATTGCTGGTCGGCCCGGCCGACGCGGCGCTGCCGCTGTTCGACACGACCGCGCTGCACGCGCGTGCCGCTGCCCTGTACAGCCTGGCCTAG
- a CDS encoding ATP-binding protein — protein sequence MDSTDASFLRTLCSLRWLATAGQAATILVATWPLQLPLPQAPLWAGVAVLALFNLYAQLRLRHADSAAPATAFGHILVDVTVLTWMVGWSGGIGNAFGSLFLVLIALAVLALPLRWALAVALACVAGYAVSALFGLPLPHGPYQALDLQRWGMAANFLLSTVVVLVFSTRLAMAMRERERELALLRERFTRNEGIVALATHAASVAHELNTPLATMTLLTDDIAEQSQQPELREDLDTLRELLVQCRERVLALAAPAQRAGGQTVSLTQVLHQWQLVRPTVRLRRNDDAPLQLRMESAIGHLLQVLLNNAADAGERAGHPQVDLTVRVTGSELVGEVRDYGGGFDANQVGLPATLFRSGKPESMGVGLALSHATIERLGGELWTEPAPDHGARVGFRLPLLALETSA from the coding sequence ATGGATTCCACCGACGCCTCCTTCCTGCGCACCCTGTGCAGCCTGCGCTGGCTGGCCACCGCCGGCCAGGCCGCGACGATCCTGGTGGCGACCTGGCCGCTGCAGCTGCCGCTGCCGCAGGCGCCGCTGTGGGCCGGCGTGGCGGTGCTGGCGCTGTTCAACCTGTACGCGCAACTGCGCCTGCGCCATGCCGACTCGGCCGCGCCGGCCACCGCCTTCGGCCACATCCTGGTCGACGTGACCGTGCTGACCTGGATGGTCGGCTGGAGCGGCGGCATCGGCAATGCCTTCGGCTCGCTGTTCCTGGTGCTGATCGCGCTGGCGGTGCTGGCCCTGCCGCTGCGCTGGGCGCTGGCGGTGGCGCTGGCCTGCGTGGCCGGCTATGCGGTCAGCGCGCTGTTCGGCCTGCCTCTGCCGCACGGCCCCTATCAGGCGCTGGACCTGCAGCGCTGGGGCATGGCCGCCAACTTCCTGCTGTCCACGGTGGTGGTGCTGGTGTTCTCCACCCGCCTGGCGATGGCCATGCGCGAACGCGAGCGCGAGCTGGCACTGCTGCGCGAGCGCTTCACCCGCAACGAGGGCATCGTCGCCCTGGCCACCCATGCTGCGTCGGTGGCGCACGAGCTGAACACGCCGCTGGCGACGATGACCCTGCTCACCGACGACATCGCCGAACAGAGCCAGCAGCCGGAACTGCGTGAAGACCTGGACACGCTGCGCGAACTGCTGGTGCAGTGCCGCGAACGGGTGCTGGCGCTGGCCGCCCCCGCGCAGCGCGCCGGCGGCCAGACCGTATCGCTGACGCAGGTGCTGCATCAGTGGCAGTTGGTACGGCCCACCGTGCGCCTGCGCCGCAACGACGACGCGCCGCTGCAACTGCGCATGGAAAGCGCCATCGGCCACCTGCTGCAGGTGCTGCTGAACAACGCCGCCGACGCCGGCGAACGCGCCGGCCACCCGCAGGTGGACCTGACCGTGCGCGTCACCGGCAGCGAACTGGTCGGCGAGGTCCGCGACTACGGCGGCGGCTTCGACGCCAACCAGGTCGGCCTGCCGGCCACCCTGTTCCGCAGCGGCAAGCCCGAGAGCATGGGTGTGGGCCTGGCGCTGTCGCACGCGACCATCGAACGCCTGGGCGGCGAGCTGTGGACCGAGCCGGCACCGGACCACGGCGCCCGGGTCGGCTTCCGCCTGCCGCTGCTCGCCCTGGAGACCTCCGCATGA
- the ispG gene encoding flavodoxin-dependent (E)-4-hydroxy-3-methylbut-2-enyl-diphosphate synthase, with amino-acid sequence MYDAVSRPTPPADAAPWARRLTQPVRIGGVTMGGGKPVVVQSMTNTDTADVASSVKQVAELWRAGSELVRLTVNNPESAAAIPRIVDKLRMMGIEVPLIGDFHYNGHQLLAAEPACAEALAKYRINPGNVGFGKKKDTQFAQLIEFALKYDKPVRIGANWGSLDQALAAQLMDENSRREVPWDAGRVLREALIRSALDSAERAVELGLGRDRIVLSCKVSGVQELIAVYRDLAQRSDFALHLGLTEAGIGSKGIVASSAALAVLLQEGIGDTIRISLTPEPGQSRTQEVIVAQELLQTTGQRAFTPLVTACPGCGRTTSEFFQELAKVVQNHVRAKMPEWKVTHPGAESMTLAVMGCVVNGPGESRHANIGISLPGTGEAPAAPVFIDGEKKVTLRGENIAHEFVALIDDYVERTYVRRTG; translated from the coding sequence ATGTACGACGCCGTCAGCCGCCCCACGCCCCCCGCCGATGCCGCGCCCTGGGCGCGCCGTCTCACCCAGCCGGTCCGCATCGGCGGCGTCACCATGGGCGGCGGCAAGCCGGTGGTGGTGCAGTCGATGACCAACACCGACACTGCCGACGTCGCCTCCTCGGTCAAGCAGGTGGCCGAACTGTGGCGCGCCGGCTCGGAACTGGTGCGCCTGACCGTCAACAATCCCGAGTCGGCCGCGGCGATCCCGCGCATCGTCGACAAGCTGCGGATGATGGGCATCGAGGTGCCGCTGATCGGCGACTTCCACTACAACGGCCATCAGTTGCTGGCCGCCGAGCCGGCCTGCGCCGAGGCGCTGGCCAAGTACCGGATCAATCCCGGCAACGTCGGCTTCGGCAAGAAGAAGGACACCCAGTTCGCGCAGCTGATCGAGTTCGCGCTGAAGTACGACAAACCGGTGCGCATCGGCGCGAACTGGGGTTCGCTGGACCAGGCGCTGGCCGCGCAACTGATGGACGAGAACTCGCGGCGCGAAGTGCCGTGGGACGCCGGCCGGGTGCTGCGCGAGGCGCTGATCCGTTCGGCGCTGGACTCGGCCGAGCGTGCGGTGGAACTGGGCCTGGGCCGCGACCGCATCGTGCTCAGCTGCAAGGTCAGCGGCGTGCAGGAGCTGATCGCGGTGTACCGCGACCTGGCGCAGCGCTCGGACTTCGCCCTGCACCTGGGCCTCACCGAGGCCGGCATCGGCAGCAAGGGCATCGTCGCCTCCAGCGCGGCGCTGGCGGTGCTGCTGCAGGAAGGCATCGGCGACACCATCCGCATCTCGCTGACCCCGGAGCCGGGGCAGTCGCGCACGCAGGAAGTGATCGTCGCCCAGGAACTGCTGCAGACCACTGGCCAGCGCGCCTTCACTCCGCTGGTCACAGCCTGCCCGGGCTGCGGCCGCACCACCTCCGAGTTCTTCCAGGAACTGGCCAAGGTGGTGCAGAACCACGTCCGCGCGAAGATGCCGGAGTGGAAGGTGACCCATCCCGGCGCCGAGAGCATGACTCTGGCGGTGATGGGCTGCGTGGTCAACGGGCCGGGCGAGTCGCGCCACGCCAACATCGGCATCTCGCTGCCGGGCACCGGCGAGGCACCGGCCGCGCCGGTGTTCATCGACGGCGAGAAGAAGGTGACCCTGCGCGGCGAGAACATCGCCCACGAGTTCGTCGCGCTGATCGACGACTACGTCGAACGTACCTATGTCCGCCGCACCGGGTGA
- a CDS encoding TPM domain-containing protein produces the protein MRSQAAPAAAIVPRHDVSAPRGWAPFRLSALLVLALLLWPALGSCAVALPPYTPNVVDPAGTLSAEDTQRINAALQRLRERQHLWGAVYIVPSLQDEPIERLAERAFRTWRLGRQGSDNGLLLVLAMQDRRSRFEVGYGLEGVLPDVVARHALDDYLAPRLRHGDTADAIVAAFDFMGRAAAQDPEAIAELAQPADDGMHWRRGAIAWAGLLVLVWLLLPLRQAWTGYLRRRLLRRHPRLSAKPEELVQDSARGGFLAWFIRLFLSANPGIFVVLLSAKSMTMTVIFLALELLILVLTLAIAAQRYRSPQRYSRFVQAQARKRNALIRKGHIAETAPGVFAYTASYHAAQAAKERAAAESAGSSSSSSSSSSSSSSDSSSGGGSSSGGGASSSW, from the coding sequence ATGCGCAGCCAGGCCGCACCTGCCGCCGCCATCGTCCCGCGCCACGACGTCAGCGCTCCGCGCGGCTGGGCGCCGTTCCGGCTGAGCGCCCTGCTGGTCCTGGCCCTGCTGCTGTGGCCGGCGCTCGGCAGCTGCGCCGTCGCCCTTCCGCCCTACACGCCGAATGTGGTCGATCCCGCCGGTACGCTCAGCGCGGAGGACACCCAGCGGATCAACGCGGCGCTGCAGCGCCTGCGCGAGCGCCAGCACCTCTGGGGCGCGGTCTACATCGTGCCGTCGCTGCAGGACGAACCGATCGAGCGCCTGGCCGAACGCGCCTTCCGCACCTGGCGGCTCGGCCGGCAAGGCAGCGACAACGGCCTGCTGCTGGTGCTGGCGATGCAGGACCGGCGTTCGCGCTTCGAAGTCGGCTACGGCCTGGAAGGCGTGCTGCCCGACGTGGTCGCGCGGCACGCACTGGACGACTACCTGGCGCCGCGCCTGCGCCACGGCGACACCGCTGATGCGATCGTGGCCGCGTTCGACTTCATGGGCCGCGCCGCTGCGCAGGATCCGGAGGCCATCGCCGAACTGGCGCAACCGGCCGACGACGGCATGCACTGGCGGCGCGGCGCCATCGCCTGGGCCGGCCTGCTGGTGCTGGTGTGGCTGCTGCTGCCGCTGCGCCAGGCCTGGACCGGCTATCTGCGCAGGCGCCTGCTGCGGCGGCACCCGCGCCTGTCGGCCAAGCCCGAGGAACTGGTCCAGGACAGCGCACGTGGCGGTTTCTTGGCATGGTTCATCCGCCTGTTCCTCAGCGCCAACCCCGGCATCTTCGTGGTGCTGCTGTCGGCCAAGTCGATGACGATGACGGTGATCTTCCTGGCGCTGGAACTGCTGATCCTGGTGCTGACCCTGGCCATCGCCGCGCAGCGCTACCGCTCGCCGCAGCGCTACAGCCGCTTCGTGCAGGCGCAGGCGCGAAAGCGCAATGCGCTGATCCGCAAGGGCCATATCGCCGAGACCGCCCCCGGGGTATTCGCCTACACCGCCAGCTACCACGCCGCCCAGGCGGCCAAGGAACGCGCCGCGGCGGAGTCCGCAGGATCGTCATCGTCCTCGTCCTCCTCGTCTTCGTCCTCCAGCAGCGATTCGTCCTCCGGCGGCGGCAGCTCCAGCGGCGGCGGCGCGAGTTCTAGCTGGTAG
- the murB gene encoding UDP-N-acetylmuramate dehydrogenase — translation MSTTAWSLTAQAPLQALNTFHVAAQAPWLLQIFAPEALPEALLAPELAGAALLPLGSGSNMLFAGDAPGVVLCFANRSIDTLEHRADYAIVRAGAGVGWHELVMWSLAQGLSGLENLALIPGTVGAAPIQNIGAYGVQMGEFVHVVEAYDRADARFVRLDAAACEFGYRDSLFKRQPDRYLIAAVEFNLPRLHALRLDYAGIGEELQAMGIATPGAPDVAQAVINIRRRKLPDPDVLGNAGSFFKNPLLPLEQALALQHEHPALPVFPGDDDSQRKLSAAWLIEACGWKGYREGDAGVSATHALVLVNHGQASGAELLELARRITASVGERFGVVLEPEPRIVGAQW, via the coding sequence ATGAGCACGACGGCCTGGTCGCTCACCGCGCAGGCGCCGCTGCAGGCGCTCAACACCTTCCACGTCGCCGCACAGGCGCCGTGGCTGCTGCAGATCTTCGCGCCCGAGGCGCTGCCCGAGGCGCTGCTGGCGCCGGAGCTGGCCGGCGCCGCGCTGCTGCCGCTGGGCAGTGGCAGCAACATGCTGTTCGCCGGCGATGCGCCCGGGGTGGTGCTGTGCTTCGCCAACCGCAGCATCGACACCCTCGAACACCGTGCCGACTACGCCATCGTCCGCGCCGGTGCCGGGGTGGGCTGGCACGAACTGGTGATGTGGTCGCTGGCGCAAGGGTTGTCCGGCCTGGAGAACCTGGCGCTGATCCCGGGCACGGTCGGCGCCGCGCCGATCCAGAACATCGGCGCCTACGGCGTGCAGATGGGCGAGTTCGTGCACGTGGTCGAGGCCTACGACCGCGCCGATGCGCGCTTCGTGCGGCTGGATGCGGCCGCCTGCGAGTTCGGTTACCGCGACAGCCTGTTCAAGCGCCAGCCCGACCGTTATCTGATCGCCGCGGTGGAGTTCAACCTGCCGCGGCTTCACGCGCTGCGCCTGGACTACGCCGGCATCGGCGAGGAGCTGCAGGCCATGGGCATCGCCACGCCCGGCGCGCCCGACGTGGCCCAGGCGGTGATCAACATCCGCCGACGCAAGCTGCCTGATCCGGACGTGCTCGGCAACGCCGGCAGCTTCTTCAAGAACCCGCTGCTGCCACTGGAACAGGCACTGGCGCTGCAGCACGAACACCCGGCATTGCCGGTGTTTCCCGGCGACGACGACAGCCAGCGCAAGCTGTCGGCGGCGTGGCTGATCGAGGCCTGCGGCTGGAAGGGCTATCGCGAGGGCGACGCCGGCGTGTCCGCCACGCACGCGCTGGTGCTGGTCAACCACGGCCAGGCCAGCGGTGCCGAGCTGCTGGAGCTGGCACGGCGCATTACCGCCTCGGTGGGCGAGCGCTTCGGCGTGGTCCTGGAGCCGGAGCCGCGCATCGTCGGCGCGCAGTGGTAG
- a CDS encoding DMT family transporter yields MLASTMAFGLMVVAIRLASAQLSTLQIAFFRNLFGLLFLLPMLLRPGRPWPRTAQLPRYLLRTAIGLVSMLAGFWAIGHLPLSQAMALSYSTPLFATLAAALWLGETVRMRRWLAVLCGFVGVLLIVRPGAAAFSPGTLVAVLAAVMSALVAIQIKQLARVDAANTVVFYTYVFWVPMSLLPALFVWRWPHGIEWLWLLATGLFGTLGQLLWTHALRLGEVSALTPISFTQLPLVALFGWWLFDETPDGGTVLGALVILGANAYIAHREAVLARRAARVGTGTPPTLDA; encoded by the coding sequence ATGCTGGCCAGCACCATGGCCTTCGGGCTGATGGTGGTGGCGATCCGGTTGGCCTCGGCGCAGCTGTCCACGCTGCAGATCGCCTTCTTCCGCAACCTGTTCGGCCTGCTGTTCCTGCTGCCGATGCTGCTGCGGCCGGGCCGGCCGTGGCCGCGCACCGCGCAACTGCCGCGCTACCTGCTGCGCACCGCGATCGGCCTGGTGTCGATGCTGGCCGGGTTCTGGGCGATCGGCCACCTGCCGCTGTCGCAGGCCATGGCCCTGTCCTATTCCACCCCGCTGTTCGCGACCCTGGCCGCCGCGCTGTGGCTGGGCGAGACGGTGCGCATGCGGCGCTGGCTGGCGGTGCTGTGCGGCTTCGTCGGGGTGCTGCTGATCGTGCGCCCCGGCGCTGCCGCGTTCAGCCCCGGCACCCTGGTCGCGGTGCTGGCGGCGGTGATGAGCGCCCTGGTCGCGATCCAGATCAAGCAACTGGCACGCGTGGACGCCGCCAACACGGTGGTGTTCTACACCTACGTGTTCTGGGTGCCGATGTCGCTGCTGCCGGCGCTGTTCGTGTGGCGCTGGCCGCACGGCATCGAATGGCTGTGGCTGCTGGCCACCGGCCTGTTCGGCACCCTGGGGCAGTTGCTGTGGACGCATGCGCTGCGCCTGGGCGAAGTCTCCGCGCTGACCCCGATCAGCTTCACCCAGCTGCCGCTGGTGGCGCTGTTCGGCTGGTGGCTGTTCGACGAAACCCCGGACGGCGGCACCGTGCTGGGCGCGCTGGTGATCCTCGGCGCCAACGCCTACATCGCCCACCGCGAGGCGGTGCTGGCACGGCGTGCGGCGCGCGTCGGCACCGGCACGCCACCGACGCTGGACGCCTGA
- a CDS encoding sensor domain-containing phosphodiesterase, which translates to MLKSPPPALLDEPQRLSALRQLCLLDTPADHVFDLVTQLASRYLRVPIALVSLIDEQRQWFKSRVGLEAAQTPRSQAFCAHAIHSPELMFVPDARQDPRFRDNPLVTGPPFIRFYAGAPLLMADGASLGTLCVIDSEPRHEFDEVARRTLQDLRDLLMVRIDTLRNSGFVDALTGLPNRSRFNDDLTMWLSLQTADQHDTAVAIDVCGIDYFRDMVKALGWEYAEGYLLAARDRLRQALGSLPLYRIDTTTFVFIMEGSDTAHLEYWCEHVCDAFAAAIDHQGIPHAASPSLGAVRLDGALSANHTVRSLTTAVDMARQRGQRWSLYERSHDASQRNAFRILAALPEALEARNQLSLYYQPRVSLRSGACVGVEALLRWQHPLLGTVAPNDFIPLAEKTALMSRITAWVLRTGIAQAALWQQRGYTFSVSLNVSAVDLEQADFIARLQALLQQHALAPGALEIEFTESAMIRDPQRVAEQLQQISALGVKIAIDDFGTGYSNLGYLKNIPASALKIDQSFIRALPGSRSDGMLVPSMIHLGHDFGQQVVAEGIESETVYRMLRDWGCDEGQGYWIARPMPADALDAWLAEPWQGGDA; encoded by the coding sequence ATGTTGAAATCACCCCCACCCGCCTTGCTGGACGAGCCGCAACGGCTCAGCGCCCTGCGCCAGCTGTGCCTGCTGGACACGCCCGCCGACCATGTCTTCGATCTGGTCACGCAGCTGGCGTCCCGCTACCTGCGGGTGCCGATCGCACTGGTCTCGCTGATCGACGAACAGCGCCAGTGGTTCAAGTCCCGGGTCGGCCTGGAGGCTGCGCAGACGCCACGCAGCCAAGCGTTCTGCGCGCATGCGATCCACAGCCCGGAACTGATGTTCGTGCCCGATGCGCGCCAGGATCCGCGCTTCCGCGACAATCCGCTGGTCACCGGCCCGCCGTTCATCCGCTTCTACGCCGGTGCGCCGCTGCTGATGGCCGACGGCGCCAGCCTCGGCACGCTGTGCGTGATCGACAGCGAGCCGCGCCACGAGTTCGACGAGGTCGCGCGCCGCACCCTGCAGGACCTGCGCGACCTGCTGATGGTCCGCATCGACACGCTGCGCAACAGCGGCTTCGTCGATGCGTTGACCGGCCTGCCCAATCGCAGCCGCTTCAACGACGACCTGACCATGTGGCTGTCGCTGCAGACCGCCGACCAGCACGACACGGCGGTGGCGATCGACGTGTGCGGCATCGACTATTTCCGCGACATGGTCAAGGCGCTGGGCTGGGAGTACGCCGAGGGCTACCTGCTGGCCGCGCGCGATCGCCTGCGCCAGGCGCTGGGTAGCCTGCCGCTGTACCGCATCGACACCACCACCTTCGTGTTCATCATGGAAGGCAGCGACACGGCGCATCTTGAGTACTGGTGCGAACACGTCTGCGACGCCTTCGCCGCGGCGATCGACCACCAGGGCATTCCGCATGCGGCCAGCCCTTCGCTGGGCGCAGTGCGCCTGGACGGGGCGCTCAGCGCCAACCACACGGTGCGCTCGCTGACCACCGCGGTGGACATGGCGCGCCAGCGCGGGCAGCGCTGGAGCCTGTACGAGCGCAGCCACGACGCCAGCCAGCGCAATGCCTTCCGGATCCTGGCCGCCTTGCCCGAGGCGCTGGAGGCACGGAACCAGCTGAGCCTGTATTACCAGCCGCGGGTGAGCCTGCGTAGTGGCGCATGCGTGGGCGTGGAAGCGCTGCTGCGCTGGCAGCATCCGTTGCTGGGCACGGTGGCGCCGAACGACTTCATTCCCTTGGCGGAAAAGACCGCGCTGATGAGCCGGATCACCGCCTGGGTGCTGCGCACCGGCATCGCCCAGGCGGCGCTGTGGCAACAGCGTGGCTATACCTTCAGTGTGTCGCTGAACGTGTCGGCGGTGGACCTGGAACAGGCCGACTTCATCGCCCGGCTGCAGGCGCTGCTGCAGCAGCATGCGCTGGCGCCCGGCGCGCTGGAGATCGAGTTCACCGAGAGCGCGATGATCCGCGACCCGCAACGGGTGGCCGAGCAATTGCAGCAGATCAGCGCGCTCGGGGTGAAGATCGCCATCGACGACTTCGGCACCGGCTACAGCAACCTTGGCTATCTCAAGAACATCCCGGCCAGCGCGCTGAAGATCGACCAGTCGTTCATCCGCGCCCTGCCCGGCAGCCGCAGCGACGGCATGCTGGTGCCGTCGATGATCCATCTCGGCCACGACTTCGGCCAGCAGGTGGTGGCCGAGGGCATCGAGAGCGAAACCGTGTACCGGATGCTGCGCGACTGGGGCTGCGACGAAGGCCAGGGCTACTGGATCGCGCGGCCGATGCCGGCCGACGCGCTCGACGCCTGGCTGGCCGAGCCGTGGCAGGGCGGCGACGCCTGA
- a CDS encoding response regulator transcription factor: protein MNTDTPLGLLVDDDPLYLRTLQRTLARRGLETRTADSAAAALALAAEAPPDYALIDLKLGDESGLALIQPLRAIRGDMRILLVTGYASIATAVEAIKLGADDYLPKPATVPMILRAIGLEAEEEEDEDGSDVPDAMTPLSRLQWEHIQQAMHETGGNVSAAARLLGMHRRSLQRKLAKRPSPQRDPPR, encoded by the coding sequence ATGAACACCGACACCCCGCTGGGCCTGCTGGTCGACGACGATCCGCTGTACCTGCGCACCCTGCAGCGCACCCTCGCCCGCCGCGGCCTGGAGACGCGCACCGCCGACAGCGCCGCCGCCGCGCTGGCGCTGGCCGCCGAGGCGCCGCCGGACTACGCGCTGATCGACCTGAAGCTCGGCGACGAATCCGGCCTGGCGCTGATCCAGCCGCTGCGCGCGATCCGGGGCGACATGCGCATCCTGCTGGTCACCGGCTACGCCAGCATCGCCACCGCGGTGGAGGCGATCAAGCTCGGCGCCGACGACTACCTGCCCAAGCCGGCCACCGTGCCGATGATCCTGCGCGCGATCGGCCTGGAGGCCGAGGAAGAGGAAGACGAGGACGGCAGCGACGTGCCGGACGCGATGACCCCGCTCAGCCGCCTGCAGTGGGAACACATCCAGCAGGCCATGCACGAGACCGGCGGCAACGTCTCCGCCGCTGCGCGGCTACTCGGCATGCACCGCCGCTCGCTGCAGCGCAAGCTGGCCAAGCGGCCCAGCCCACAGCGCGACCCGCCACGCTGA
- a CDS encoding phosphatase PAP2 family protein — translation MSAAPGESAAEAAGLRRWLRLNAWRVVLLFAGVLLPLGVFVMLAEDVHALEDLYFDEPLLWSMRGLTSPGWDRFFTVVTEAGYQYGVIPLDTLIVLVLLGLRRWREALFAALSFIGSALLNMGAKQFFQRDRPSLWESIAPEHHTFSFPSGHAMGSMTLAAVLIALSWRTRWRWPVLWLAGSFTLLVGVSRVYLGVHYPSDILGGWSAALVWVVGLYLLLFRGERRPRWRARRALAATDAR, via the coding sequence ATGTCCGCCGCACCGGGTGAGTCCGCCGCCGAGGCGGCCGGCCTGCGCCGCTGGCTGCGGTTGAACGCCTGGCGCGTGGTGCTGCTGTTCGCGGGGGTGCTGCTGCCGTTGGGCGTGTTCGTGATGCTGGCCGAGGACGTGCACGCACTCGAAGACCTCTATTTCGACGAGCCGCTGCTGTGGAGCATGCGCGGCCTGACCAGCCCCGGCTGGGACCGCTTCTTCACCGTGGTCACCGAGGCCGGTTACCAGTACGGCGTGATCCCGCTGGACACGCTGATCGTGTTGGTGCTGCTGGGCCTGCGCCGCTGGCGCGAGGCGCTGTTCGCCGCGTTGTCCTTCATCGGCTCGGCGCTGCTGAACATGGGCGCCAAGCAGTTCTTCCAGCGCGACCGGCCCAGCCTGTGGGAGTCGATCGCGCCGGAGCACCACACCTTCAGTTTTCCCAGCGGCCACGCGATGGGCTCGATGACCCTGGCAGCGGTGCTGATCGCGCTGAGCTGGCGTACCCGCTGGCGCTGGCCGGTGCTGTGGCTGGCCGGCAGTTTCACCCTATTGGTCGGTGTGTCGCGGGTGTACCTGGGCGTGCATTACCCCTCGGACATCCTCGGCGGCTGGAGCGCGGCCCTGGTCTGGGTGGTGGGGCTGTACCTGCTGCTGTTCCGCGGCGAACGCCGGCCGCGTTGGCGGGCGCGGCGCGCGCTGGCCGCCACCGACGCGCGCTGA